A single genomic interval of Daucus carota subsp. sativus chromosome 1, DH1 v3.0, whole genome shotgun sequence harbors:
- the LOC108202482 gene encoding GDSL esterase/lipase LTL1 produces MSGPPNFVTIFFLVAAVVFVAEARTAPPQRPRAFFVFGDSLVDNGNNNYLLTTARADLPPYGIDSASHSPSGRFSNGLNIPDLISEKLGAPPTLPYLSSELNGGNLLTGANFASAGVGILNDTGFQFVNIIRIGQQLYYFEEYQRRLISFIGIKEARKLVNNALVLITLGGNDFVNNYFLAPITPRRIQFNIQDYTTFLIAEYKKILQRLYELGARRVLVTGTGPLGCVPGEMAFRSLNGDCAAEPQLAASLYNPKLVQMIKDLNAELKTDCFVAVNALDMQNDFINKPTAFGFTTSRVACCGQGPYNGVGLCTRFSFLCPDREHYVFWDAYHPTERANRMIVETIYNGSEKYMHPMNLQTIMKMGPLY; encoded by the exons ATGTCCGGTCCACCAAATTTCGTTACCATCTTTTTCCTTGTTGCAGCGGTGGTCTTTGTTGCAGAAGCACGAACTGCACCGCCGCAGAGGCCTCGTGCTTTTTTCGTCTTCGGCGATTCTCTGGTCGACAACGGCAACAACAACTACTTGCTCACCACCGCACGAGCTGATTTACCGCCGTATGGAATTGATTCCGCTAGTCATTCTCCGTCGGGCCGCTTTTCGAATGGCCTTAACATCCCTGATCTCATCA GTGAAAAGCTTGGGGCGCCGCCAACACTGCCGTACTTGAGCTCTGAGCTCAACGGAGGCAATCTACTGACCGGCGCGAACTTCGCTTCTGCCGGTGTCGGAATCCTCAACGACACCGGATTTCAGTTC GTGAACATAATAAGGATCGGGCAACAGTTGTATTATTTCGAAGAGTATCAGAGGAGACTGATCAGTTTCATCGGAATCAAAGAGGCGAGGAAGCTGGTAAACAATGCTCTGGTTTTGATCACTCTGGGTGGAAATGATTTCGTCAACAACTATTTCCTGGCCCCTATTACTCCAAGAAGGATTCAGTTTAATATTCAAGATTACACCACCTTTCTCATTGCAGAGTACAAGAAGATACTTcag AGGTTGTATGAGTTGGGGGCTCGGAGGGTTCTGGTGACGGGGACGGGACCGCTAGGCTGTGTTCCGGGGGAGATGGCGTTTAGGAGCCTAAATGGGGACTGTGCTGCTGAGCCCCAGCTAGCCGCATCACTGTACAATCCCAAGCTTGTTCAGATGATTAAAGATCTCAACGCAGAGTTGAAAACGGATTGCTTTGTTGCTGTGAATGCCCTTGACATGCAAAATGACTTCATCAACAAACCTACAGCCTTTG GTTTCACGACATCAAGGGTGGCATGCTGTGGACAAGGCCCATACAATGGAGTTGGGCTGTGCACAAGATTTTCATTTCTGTGTCCAGACAGAGAGCACTATGTGTTCTGGGATGCGTATCACCCAACAGAGCGGGCCAACAGGATGATTGTGGAAACCATTTACAATGGATCCGAAAAGTACATGCACCCAATGAACCTCCAAACCATCATGAAAATGGGACCCTTATATTGA